In Carettochelys insculpta isolate YL-2023 chromosome 21, ASM3395843v1, whole genome shotgun sequence, a single genomic region encodes these proteins:
- the TMEM141 gene encoding transmembrane protein 141 encodes MVNLGLSRVDDAVAAKHPGLQEYAACQSRAFVKGLGAFVTGIGTAFLLQKLINKKLPYALQWNVLLSLVAGSVSSYAVTRTETQKCSNLWIYLETGQAPQGATKENPDSVEPPMGAGTRMRRNQYGDIVE; translated from the exons ATGGTGAACCTGGGGCTGTCCCGAGTGGACGATGCGGTGGCCGCCAAGCACCCG gggctgcaggaatACGCGGCGTGCCAGTCCCGCGCCTTCGTCAAGGGCCTGGGGGCCTTTGTCACAG GCATCGGCACAGCTTTCCTTCTGCAGAAGCTGATCAACAAGAAGCTGCCCTATGCCCTGCAGTGGAATGTGCTGCTGTCTCTAG TTGCAGGTTCAGTCAGCAGCTATGCAGTGACCAGGACAGAGACCCAGAAGTGCTCCAACCTCTGGATCTACCTAGAGACAGGGCAGGCTCCGCAGGGAGCCACCAAAG AAAATCCCGACAGTGTGGAGCCCCCCATGGGCGCAGGCACAAGGATGAGGAGAAACCAATACGGAGACATCGTAGAATAG
- the ENTPD2 gene encoding ectonucleoside triphosphate diphosphohydrolase 2, translating into MARKVIAGLVLLCLLGAVGVLLLCLRARDLREPPAFQYGIVLDAGSSHTALFVYKWPADKENDTGVVGQHSMCDVPGGGISSYAKNPSGAGQSLEKCLNQAVSDVPKERHRLTPLYLGATAGMRLLNLTDPQASSSVLSAVTSTLRSYPFDFQGAKILSGEDEGVFGWVTANYLLENFIKYGWIGQWFRPKKPTVGAMDLGGASTQITFETREPIEDPQSRVMLRLYGQTYQVYTHSFLCYGRDQVLRRVLAKVMQANSYTENMPNPCWPKGYTKNLTLHDVYNSPCTAAEKPDGYDPQRPISMAGAGDVAQCRSLVENLFNFTSCRFSSCSFDGVFQPGLSGNFIAFSAFFYTVDFIQRAMKRRVASPADLSAAAEAICDATWAELLQKAPDQKTRLQDYCAVTNFVYLLTTKGYRFNETSFSNIAFQKKAGDTAIGWALGYMLNLTNLIPAEEAAFQRGTNYSSWVVLILLFVAVILTALGAATCLLRSGKARRTM; encoded by the exons TACGGCATCGTCCTGGACGCCGGCTCCTCCCACACCGCCCTGTTCGTCTACAAGTGGCCTGCGGACAAAGAGAACGACACAGGCGTGGTCGGCCAGCACAGCATGTGCGACGTGCCAG GTGGCGGGATCTCCAGCTACGCAAAGAACCCCTCGGGCGCCGGCCAGAGCCTGGAGAAGTGTCTTAACCAGGCTGTGAGCGACGTCCCCAAGGAAAGGCATCGGCTCACCCCCCTCTACCTGGGGGCCACTGCCGGCATGCGGCTGCTGAA CCTCACCGACCCCCAGGCCTCGAGCAGCGTCCTCAGCGCAGTCACCTCCACGCTCAGATCGTACCCCTTTGACTTCCAGGGGGCCAAAATTCTGTCGGGTGAAGATGAGGGGGTGTTTGGCTGGGTCACAGCTAACTATCTTCTGGAGAACTTCATCAAG TATGGCTGGATCGGGCAGTGGTTCCGGCCGAAGAAACCCACGGTGGGGGCCATGGACCTGGGCGGGGCCTCGACCCAGATCACCTTTGAAACCCGGGAGCCGATCGAGGACCCCCAGAGCCGGGTGATGCTCCGGCTCTACGGCCAGACGTACCAGGTGTACACCCACAGCTTCCTGTGCTACGGCAGGGACCAGGTCCTCCGCAGGGTGCTCGCCAAGGTCATGCAG GCTAACAGCTACACGGAGAACATGCCCAACCCCTGCTGGCCCAAAGGCTACACGAAGAACTTGACGCTGCACGATGTCTACAACTCCCCCTGCACGGCAGCCGAGAAGCCTGACGGCTACGATCCCCAGCGTCCCATCAGCATGGCCGGAGCTGGGGACGTGGCCCAGTGCCGCTCGCTCGTGGAGAATCTCTTCAACTTCACCAGCTGCcgcttctccagctgctcctttgACGGGGTCTTCCAGCCCGGCCTCTCGGGCAACTTCATC GCCTTCTCTGCCTTCTTCTACACGGTGGATTTTATCCAGAGGGCCATGAAGAGACGCGTGGCCTCGCCAGCTGACCTCAGTGCTGCTGCCGAAGCCATCTGCGATGCCACCTGGGCCGAG ctgctgcaaaaaGCCCCAGATCAGAAGACGAGGTTGCAAGATTACTGCGCAGTAACCAACTTTGTCTACCTGCTGACCACGAAAGGCTATCGCTTCAACGAGACGTCGTTCTCCAACATcgccttccagaagaag GCGGGCGACACGGCCATCGGCTGGGCCCTGGGCTACATGCTGAACCTCACCAACCTGATCCCCGCCGAGGAAGCGGCTTTCCAAAGGGGCACAAACTACAGCTCCTGGGTGGTCCTCATCCTGCTCTTCGTGGCCGTGATCCTGACAGCGCTGGGGGCAGCCACGTGCCTGCTCCGCTCTGGCAAGGCGCGCCGCACCATGTAG